A DNA window from Sulfitobacter noctilucicola contains the following coding sequences:
- a CDS encoding YeeE/YedE family protein → MIETAFTPWLSLGGGVLIGVASTLLMFFVGRIMGATGVLAGVVQPASGEDFAWRAAVLAGMISGPAVVWLVSGNMPAVQVPVSTAALVIGGLIVGVGVTFGSGCTSGHGVCGMARLSPRSIVATMTFMVFTFVTVFLLRHVFGA, encoded by the coding sequence ATGATTGAAACAGCTTTCACACCTTGGCTGTCGCTTGGCGGCGGCGTGTTGATCGGTGTCGCTTCGACCCTGCTTATGTTCTTCGTTGGACGCATCATGGGTGCCACCGGCGTGCTTGCTGGTGTCGTTCAACCGGCTTCGGGTGAGGATTTTGCATGGCGTGCGGCTGTGTTGGCGGGAATGATCTCAGGGCCTGCTGTCGTTTGGTTGGTTTCGGGTAACATGCCTGCGGTGCAGGTGCCGGTTTCAACCGCGGCGCTTGTGATCGGGGGGCTTATCGTCGGTGTCGGTGTGACCTTTGGCTCTGGCTGTACGTCCGGTCACGGGGTCTGTGGCATGGCCCGTCTCAGCCCGCGTTCCATCGTCGCTACGATGACATTTATGGTGTTCACCTTTGTCACCGTTTTCCTTTTGCGCCACGTATTCGGAGCCTGA
- a CDS encoding MBL fold metallo-hydrolase has translation MTQYPLDMSIKPEVQAFFDEATNTISYIVKDPTSKSCAVIDSVMDIDYAAGRITYDHADELIRQIKAQGLKLEWIIETHVHADHLSAAPYIQQELGGKIGIGSKIMVVQDTFGKVFNEGTEFQRDGSQFDRLFEDGDTYKVGNMQAFAMYTPGHTPACMVHVMGNAAFVGDTLFMPDGGSARCDFPGGSAEELYESIMKVLALPDEMRLFMCHDYGPNGRDIAWETTVADEKEHNIHVGRGKTKDDFIKFRTERDSQLAMPKLIIPSLQVNMRAGEVPKDKDGNPVLKVPVNGL, from the coding sequence ATGACACAGTATCCCTTAGACATGAGCATCAAACCCGAGGTTCAGGCCTTTTTTGACGAGGCAACAAATACGATCAGCTATATCGTCAAGGACCCAACCTCGAAGTCTTGCGCGGTTATCGATAGCGTGATGGACATTGACTATGCCGCTGGCCGCATCACTTACGATCACGCCGACGAGCTGATCCGCCAGATCAAGGCGCAGGGGCTAAAACTGGAGTGGATCATCGAAACGCATGTGCATGCGGATCACCTTTCTGCGGCGCCGTATATCCAACAGGAATTGGGCGGCAAGATCGGTATCGGCTCCAAGATCATGGTGGTGCAGGATACCTTCGGCAAAGTTTTCAACGAAGGCACCGAATTCCAGCGCGACGGCAGCCAGTTCGACCGACTGTTTGAGGATGGCGACACCTACAAGGTTGGCAACATGCAGGCATTTGCCATGTATACGCCCGGTCACACGCCTGCCTGCATGGTACACGTCATGGGTAATGCGGCCTTTGTGGGCGACACGTTGTTCATGCCCGATGGTGGCTCCGCTCGCTGCGACTTCCCCGGAGGGAGCGCAGAAGAGCTGTACGAAAGCATCATGAAGGTGCTGGCGCTGCCGGATGAGATGCGGCTGTTCATGTGTCACGACTACGGTCCGAACGGGCGCGACATCGCTTGGGAAACCACAGTTGCCGATGAGAAAGAACACAACATCCACGTTGGCCGTGGCAAGACAAAAGACGACTTCATCAAGTTCAGGACCGAACGCGATTCACAGTTGGCCATGCCGAAACTTATCATTCCATCGCTTCAGGTGAATATGCGTGCCGGAGAAGTCCCGAAGGATAAAGACGGCAATCCAGTGCTGAAGGTGCCGGTCAACGGCCTGTGA
- a CDS encoding glycosyltransferase, which yields MTGIPLLALAKRFGSAVRHDGAGPALRQARHYTWRRLTRRAASSLNAPLAKATGGADQYLHGVWQTLAREDAFHIQKAPAVHRKRRQIAMIADLNLPQCRKYRVEQLAAFWRARGVEFEYAHYQDIPRATRILQHATHLMEYRLQTGPAADMIRYEARRLRLPILYDLDDPLFSVSAYETYRNMEALDPRMKAHFVSEAPKYLGMMNGADIISVSTPGMAAHTALYTERPVYIRRNFADAETLDEGAGAMSQASADDGLFRVAFSSGSQGHEIDFDQIAEPLIEFITEDKDRRLMVIGHFDLVHMPPALKDQVEVVKFSEYRSYLAALRRANCAVMPLCDDVFNRCKSAVRVLDAASVGIPAIVADVGDFGQVVQHDTTGFVARTASDWLSSLRYLAENSVRAVEMGRAARSDLEDRWHQSDQAHIISPELVDWVEA from the coding sequence GTGACGGGCATACCACTTTTGGCGTTGGCGAAACGGTTTGGGTCAGCAGTGCGTCACGACGGCGCGGGTCCGGCGTTGAGGCAAGCGCGCCATTATACGTGGCGCAGGTTAACCAGACGTGCCGCGTCTTCGTTGAATGCGCCGTTGGCCAAGGCCACAGGCGGGGCCGACCAGTATCTGCACGGCGTTTGGCAGACCCTTGCCCGCGAAGATGCCTTTCATATTCAGAAAGCGCCGGCAGTCCATAGGAAGCGCAGGCAGATCGCAATGATCGCTGATCTCAATCTTCCGCAATGCCGCAAATATCGGGTGGAGCAGTTGGCCGCTTTCTGGCGTGCGCGTGGTGTCGAGTTTGAATATGCCCACTATCAGGACATTCCTCGTGCGACGCGCATCTTGCAGCATGCGACCCACTTGATGGAGTACCGGCTGCAGACAGGACCAGCAGCAGATATGATCCGGTATGAGGCGCGCCGTCTGCGTCTGCCGATCCTATATGATCTGGATGATCCTTTGTTTTCCGTATCGGCTTACGAAACCTACCGGAACATGGAGGCTTTGGACCCTCGGATGAAGGCGCATTTCGTGTCGGAAGCGCCCAAATATCTGGGTATGATGAACGGGGCTGACATTATTTCCGTTTCGACTCCCGGCATGGCGGCACATACGGCGCTTTATACGGAGCGGCCTGTATATATCCGACGAAATTTTGCTGATGCCGAAACGCTGGATGAGGGTGCAGGCGCCATGTCGCAAGCGAGCGCAGACGATGGTCTTTTCCGCGTGGCCTTTTCCAGTGGATCACAGGGTCACGAAATAGACTTCGATCAGATCGCCGAGCCTTTGATCGAATTCATCACCGAAGATAAAGACCGCCGATTGATGGTCATCGGCCATTTCGATCTCGTGCATATGCCTCCAGCTTTGAAGGATCAGGTAGAGGTTGTAAAATTCTCGGAATACAGGAGTTACCTTGCTGCGCTAAGGCGGGCGAACTGTGCTGTCATGCCGCTATGTGACGACGTGTTCAACCGGTGCAAAAGCGCGGTACGGGTTCTTGATGCCGCGTCGGTTGGTATACCGGCGATTGTGGCGGATGTTGGCGATTTTGGTCAGGTTGTTCAGCACGATACCACGGGATTTGTCGCGCGAACCGCGAGCGATTGGCTGTCATCCTTGAGATATCTCGCAGAGAATTCCGTTCGTGCGGTTGAAATGGGGCGTGCCGCGCGGTCTGATCTGGAAGATCGATGGCACCAGTCAGATCAGGCGCACATCATTTCACCTGAACTAGTTGACTGGGTAGAGGCATGA
- a CDS encoding YgaP family membrane protein, translated as MTNNMGKIDRGLRLVIAAALLVAAFGTGTFGSGILFWLALIVAAVFTITALVGNCPLYRIVGIKTCQDCS; from the coding sequence ATGACTAACAATATGGGAAAAATTGATCGCGGTTTGCGGTTGGTCATCGCGGCAGCACTGCTTGTAGCTGCATTCGGTACTGGGACCTTTGGGTCGGGCATTCTGTTCTGGCTCGCGCTTATTGTCGCCGCTGTCTTCACGATAACAGCACTGGTCGGCAACTGCCCGCTTTATAGAATTGTCGGCATCAAAACATGTCAGGACTGCTCATGA
- a CDS encoding glycosyltransferase, whose product MNIPEPKVTILMGVRDGALHLEEQLKSIADQTHKNWNLIASDDGSTDQSRDILHRFSHSFPDRVSIQSGPERGFSANYMSLIATLKPDAGHVCFADQDDVWLPRKLTNSVKALSSHVAPALSCGRHYVWHSGNDRKFASAKMSRPFTFRNALIENVAAGNTMMINPPAARLAQAAALRSGPVFAHDWWLYLLMTGVSGAILFDNSTPDILYRQHARNQIGAGVGMVQQIRRKLGVLRGLFTERLDGNIAALTLVSDLLTPDARQILEQFEQARTQEGLARLLALRSVAPYRQSKMHTLGFWGAAGLGCA is encoded by the coding sequence ATGAATATTCCGGAACCCAAGGTCACGATTCTGATGGGTGTTCGCGACGGCGCGCTGCATCTGGAAGAACAATTAAAGAGTATTGCAGACCAGACGCATAAGAACTGGAATCTGATAGCCAGCGATGACGGCTCGACCGACCAAAGTCGCGATATCCTGCATCGGTTTTCGCATAGCTTCCCGGACCGCGTTAGTATCCAATCCGGACCAGAGCGCGGGTTCTCGGCGAATTACATGTCACTCATCGCAACGCTGAAACCTGATGCGGGCCATGTCTGTTTTGCGGACCAGGACGACGTCTGGCTCCCTCGGAAACTAACCAATTCGGTTAAGGCTTTGTCGTCTCACGTGGCCCCCGCACTTAGTTGCGGGCGTCATTATGTCTGGCACTCCGGCAATGACCGCAAATTCGCCTCCGCAAAAATGAGCAGACCATTCACCTTTAGGAATGCGTTGATCGAAAATGTAGCGGCAGGAAACACCATGATGATAAACCCGCCTGCTGCGCGGTTGGCCCAAGCGGCAGCCCTACGGTCAGGTCCCGTTTTTGCGCATGACTGGTGGCTCTACCTTTTGATGACGGGCGTTTCAGGTGCCATTCTTTTCGACAATTCCACACCCGACATTCTTTATCGTCAGCACGCCAGAAACCAGATCGGCGCGGGCGTCGGCATGGTGCAGCAGATCAGGCGGAAACTCGGGGTGTTACGTGGCCTTTTCACAGAACGGCTTGATGGAAATATTGCGGCTTTGACCTTGGTATCCGACCTTCTCACGCCGGACGCACGGCAAATTCTGGAACAGTTTGAACAAGCCCGCACACAGGAAGGTTTGGCCCGTCTGCTGGCTTTGCGCTCTGTGGCACCGTATCGGCAAAGTAAAATGCATACACTCGGATTTTGGGGGGCTGCCGGACTTGGATGTGCCTAA
- a CDS encoding Crp/Fnr family transcriptional regulator produces the protein MEETWISKFKGLSRLPADIRKELEAGSKIISVPAGTQIFAPGQTADNLWLLLDGTVKVQQKSDTGREVFLYRVHAGESCVLTTACMLAFEDYAAEGTSETDVKAVAIPRKTFDELVAKSPVFREFVFTAYSRRITDLFTLIDDIVFQRMDVRLASRLLELADDDGIVHATHAVLGTELGTAREVISRTLSEFHRRGWVEQSRGEVRLIDKDGLERMVKSAGGHL, from the coding sequence ATGGAAGAGACGTGGATTAGCAAATTCAAAGGCCTGAGCCGATTGCCTGCGGACATCAGGAAAGAGCTTGAAGCGGGTAGCAAGATCATTTCGGTTCCTGCAGGCACTCAGATTTTTGCACCGGGTCAGACGGCGGACAACTTGTGGCTTTTGCTGGATGGAACCGTGAAGGTTCAACAGAAGTCGGATACAGGGCGGGAGGTGTTTCTGTATCGGGTGCATGCGGGAGAAAGCTGTGTACTCACAACAGCCTGCATGCTCGCCTTTGAAGATTATGCAGCAGAAGGCACGTCAGAAACTGATGTAAAGGCTGTCGCGATCCCTCGCAAAACATTTGATGAGCTTGTCGCGAAATCACCGGTGTTCCGCGAATTTGTGTTTACTGCCTATTCCCGCCGCATAACGGACCTCTTTACCTTGATTGATGACATCGTATTCCAGCGCATGGATGTCCGGCTGGCTTCGCGCTTGCTTGAATTGGCTGACGATGATGGAATCGTGCATGCAACCCATGCTGTGCTCGGAACGGAGCTGGGTACAGCGCGCGAAGTTATTTCCAGAACGCTGTCGGAGTTTCATCGAAGAGGCTGGGTTGAGCAGTCCCGTGGCGAAGTGCGGCTTATTGACAAAGACGGGTTGGAGCGGATGGTCAAATCTGCCGGTGGTCATCTCTGA
- a CDS encoding capsule biosynthesis protein, with protein MSFILFVLSPIVLSSYYLWVNAADQYASRVAFSVRTEEKSSAIELLGGITELSGSSSSDTDILFAFLSSQELVSLVDSDVGLRNIWSKVSVERDPFFAFDPAGTIEDLQEHWSRKISIVYDSSTGLIDLEVLAFDPADARRVAQAVLDECAEMINSISRIAQEDSIRFTREELASAVERLKAARRALTEFRNRTQIVDPSIDTQNQMGLLVTLQQQLADALIDSDLLRDTTRESDPRVLQANRRIEVIEARIQEERRKLGLGKDGESGQVFANLVGEYEGLIVDREFAEVAYTAALAAHDSALAEVRKQSRYLAAHVKPTLAEKAQHPKREIIISLIALFSFFTWSIMCLVFYSLRDRS; from the coding sequence GTGAGCTTCATACTCTTTGTTCTCTCACCCATTGTTCTGTCGTCCTATTACCTTTGGGTAAACGCGGCTGATCAGTATGCCTCACGGGTCGCATTCTCTGTCCGGACGGAGGAAAAAAGTTCCGCGATTGAGCTTTTGGGAGGCATTACAGAGCTTTCCGGATCAAGCTCCTCCGATACGGATATTCTTTTTGCTTTTTTATCCAGTCAGGAGCTGGTGTCTCTTGTCGACAGTGATGTGGGACTTCGCAACATCTGGTCGAAGGTCAGTGTCGAGCGTGACCCGTTTTTCGCTTTCGATCCCGCCGGCACGATCGAGGATTTGCAGGAACATTGGTCGCGCAAAATCTCGATCGTCTATGATAGCAGTACGGGTCTGATTGACCTTGAGGTGCTTGCGTTTGATCCGGCCGACGCCCGTCGGGTCGCACAGGCGGTGTTGGATGAATGCGCCGAGATGATCAACAGCATCTCGCGCATTGCACAGGAAGATTCCATCAGGTTTACCCGCGAGGAATTGGCCAGTGCGGTTGAAAGACTGAAAGCCGCGCGCCGCGCTTTGACCGAATTTCGTAATCGTACGCAAATTGTCGACCCCAGCATCGATACGCAAAACCAGATGGGTCTGCTGGTCACGCTCCAGCAGCAACTGGCGGATGCATTAATTGATTCAGATCTTTTGCGGGATACGACCCGAGAAAGCGACCCGCGTGTTCTTCAGGCCAACCGGCGCATTGAAGTTATCGAGGCTCGAATTCAGGAAGAACGGCGTAAGCTAGGGCTGGGGAAAGACGGCGAAAGCGGACAAGTCTTCGCAAATCTGGTCGGCGAATACGAAGGGCTGATCGTGGATCGTGAATTTGCCGAAGTTGCCTATACTGCGGCGCTTGCTGCGCATGATTCTGCGTTGGCGGAAGTGCGCAAACAAAGCAGGTACCTCGCGGCCCATGTGAAACCAACGCTGGCCGAGAAAGCGCAGCACCCGAAACGGGAGATCATCATTTCGTTGATCGCTCTGTTCTCGTTTTTCACATGGTCGATTATGTGTCTTGTTTTCTACAGCCTTCGCGATCGAAGCTGA
- a CDS encoding MBL fold metallo-hydrolase, with product MAEIVHSISPSRGDDSPTVVGFYEPDTGSCQYICIDEVTRKCAVIDVVQQFDPKSFATGFDHPKWALDYIDQHDLELEWILDTHPHADHFIAADWLREKTGVQTAIGEKVREIAVLWREYYNLPDAFPIEPHFDRLFADGDTFKIGNLDVRVMLSPGHTLGSITYVVGDAIFAHDTLMQPDAGTSRADFPGGSAAQLYDSIMAILDYPESHRIFVGHDYGTKNRENAAWESTVGEQKADNIHVGGGVSKDEYVKVREQRDKTLSLPDRMLAALQVNLRDGRLPDAESDGHSYLKMPINRF from the coding sequence GTGGCTGAGATTGTTCATAGCATTTCGCCGTCACGCGGCGATGACAGCCCGACGGTTGTCGGCTTTTACGAGCCGGATACGGGAAGCTGTCAGTACATCTGTATTGATGAGGTCACTCGCAAATGTGCTGTGATTGACGTTGTTCAGCAATTTGATCCGAAATCTTTCGCGACCGGCTTCGACCATCCGAAGTGGGCGCTGGATTATATCGATCAGCATGATCTGGAGCTGGAGTGGATACTCGATACGCACCCGCACGCTGATCATTTCATTGCGGCCGACTGGCTGCGCGAAAAGACCGGTGTGCAAACAGCCATAGGCGAGAAGGTCCGTGAGATAGCTGTGCTTTGGCGCGAGTACTACAATTTACCTGACGCCTTTCCGATTGAACCGCATTTCGACCGCCTGTTTGCCGATGGTGATACGTTCAAGATCGGTAATCTTGACGTTCGGGTGATGCTGTCGCCGGGTCATACGCTCGGGTCCATCACCTATGTCGTGGGTGACGCTATTTTTGCACACGATACCCTGATGCAGCCAGATGCAGGAACATCGAGGGCGGATTTCCCCGGCGGATCTGCGGCGCAGCTATACGATAGTATCATGGCGATCCTTGATTATCCGGAATCCCACCGAATTTTTGTTGGTCACGACTACGGCACCAAGAACCGCGAGAATGCTGCATGGGAAAGCACAGTCGGAGAGCAGAAAGCCGACAACATTCACGTTGGAGGCGGTGTGTCGAAAGATGAATATGTGAAGGTCCGTGAACAGCGGGACAAAACGCTTTCGCTGCCGGACAGGATGCTGGCTGCTTTGCAGGTCAATCTGCGTGACGGACGACTGCCCGATGCAGAGAGCGACGGACACAGCTACCTGAAAATGCCGATCAATAGATTCTGA
- a CDS encoding TIGR01244 family sulfur transferase, with protein MELKKISEKFTVSPQISPADMAEIKAAGFRAIICNRPNGEDAGQPPFEEIETAAKAVGIEARYIPVQSSGLTKENVTALKDAMEELEHPVLAYCRSGTRSATLWSIHETAQRTTHEN; from the coding sequence ATGGAACTTAAGAAAATCAGTGAGAAGTTTACAGTCAGTCCACAAATTTCCCCAGCTGATATGGCGGAAATCAAGGCGGCTGGGTTTCGCGCCATCATCTGCAATCGACCCAATGGCGAAGATGCGGGTCAACCGCCGTTCGAGGAAATCGAGACTGCTGCAAAAGCGGTAGGCATCGAAGCGCGCTATATTCCGGTGCAAAGCAGTGGGCTTACGAAAGAAAACGTCACTGCGCTGAAAGACGCTATGGAAGAGCTTGAACATCCGGTGTTGGCTTATTGCCGGTCTGGAACGCGTTCCGCAACGTTGTGGTCGATCCACGAGACGGCACAGCGGACCACGCATGAAAATTAA
- a CDS encoding bacterioferritin: MSNAKTIQNLNTALSMELSATHQYQMHAHVLDDWGLVGLAAKMREEQAEELGHSDLFIERILFLKGDPEIKMQKPPVRTSSLKEMFETDLKDEKEAVAFYTRASREAAEENDIGSRKLFEQIAMDEEAHKAWLELQLDLLERLGEAMFSARYLEVGDGA; encoded by the coding sequence ATGTCTAACGCGAAAACCATCCAGAATTTGAATACCGCCCTTTCAATGGAATTGAGCGCGACCCATCAGTACCAGATGCACGCACATGTCCTTGACGACTGGGGACTGGTCGGGCTGGCCGCGAAGATGCGTGAGGAACAGGCAGAAGAGCTGGGCCATTCCGATCTGTTTATCGAGCGTATTCTGTTTCTGAAGGGTGATCCTGAGATCAAGATGCAGAAGCCGCCGGTCCGCACATCTTCGCTCAAAGAGATGTTTGAGACAGACCTGAAGGACGAGAAAGAAGCCGTGGCGTTCTACACACGTGCATCCCGCGAAGCGGCAGAGGAAAACGACATCGGCTCGCGCAAGTTGTTCGAACAGATCGCAATGGATGAAGAGGCGCACAAAGCATGGTTGGAATTGCAGCTCGATCTGTTGGAGCGACTGGGAGAAGCGATGTTCAGCGCACGTTACCTTGAAGTGGGCGATGGTGCCTGA
- a CDS encoding DUF6691 family protein, whose product MKLIVLYLIGLVFGVGISISGMANPAKVLNFFDIAGSWDPSLIFVMGGALVTTFIGYKLVFGRSEPVFEGDFSVPTSRTIDLKLVGGSAVFGIGWGIAGFCPGGALPALGTGRWEVFAFVGAVIVGIFLAKWFQNRQPAGATA is encoded by the coding sequence ATGAAACTGATTGTCCTTTATCTGATCGGCCTCGTTTTTGGCGTCGGCATTTCCATCTCTGGTATGGCGAACCCTGCCAAGGTGCTCAACTTTTTCGATATCGCAGGCTCATGGGATCCGTCACTGATCTTTGTGATGGGTGGTGCGTTGGTCACAACCTTTATTGGATACAAGCTGGTGTTCGGCCGCTCCGAGCCTGTGTTTGAGGGTGACTTCAGCGTACCAACCTCGCGCACCATCGACCTGAAACTTGTAGGAGGCTCTGCTGTCTTCGGGATCGGCTGGGGAATCGCAGGTTTTTGCCCGGGCGGTGCACTTCCTGCGCTGGGCACTGGACGGTGGGAAGTCTTTGCCTTTGTCGGGGCCGTAATTGTTGGCATCTTTCTGGCTAAATGGTTTCAGAACCGACAACCTGCAGGGGCAACAGCATGA
- a CDS encoding ABC transporter permease, with the protein MSLRVHTSPFATPRAIGALILRELITTYGRSPGGYVWAVLEPAAGITLLTLVFSIGFRTPPLGTSFALFYAAGILPLMMYTDISAKLAQTVQFSQALLAYPRITFLDALIARFVLNVMTQMMVHFIVLGFILIYLKPTTTLDYSKIGQAYGLTLVLALGVGTLNSFLTLAYPIWNTAWSILNRPLFLVSCVFFIFETVPQPYSDYLWFNPIVHIAGLMRDGFYPFYQPTYVSKVYPLAIAALTAMAGLFLLNRYHRDILDK; encoded by the coding sequence GTGTCACTTCGCGTTCACACCTCCCCCTTCGCCACGCCGCGTGCAATCGGCGCGTTAATCCTGCGCGAGCTCATCACGACCTATGGCCGTTCACCGGGCGGTTATGTTTGGGCTGTATTAGAGCCGGCCGCTGGCATCACTTTGCTGACGCTCGTCTTTTCAATTGGCTTTCGGACCCCGCCATTGGGCACCAGTTTCGCCCTGTTTTATGCGGCCGGCATTCTGCCATTGATGATGTACACTGACATCTCGGCCAAACTCGCCCAGACGGTGCAATTCAGTCAGGCGTTGCTAGCCTATCCCAGAATCACATTCCTTGATGCACTGATTGCCCGGTTTGTTTTGAATGTGATGACCCAGATGATGGTCCATTTTATCGTGCTCGGCTTTATTCTGATCTATCTCAAGCCAACGACGACGCTGGACTATTCAAAGATCGGACAGGCCTACGGGCTTACACTCGTCCTTGCCTTGGGGGTTGGGACGCTGAACAGCTTTCTGACATTGGCCTATCCAATTTGGAACACAGCTTGGTCCATCCTGAACCGTCCACTGTTTTTGGTTTCCTGCGTGTTCTTCATCTTTGAAACCGTGCCGCAGCCTTATTCGGATTATCTTTGGTTCAATCCGATTGTGCACATCGCAGGACTGATGCGGGACGGTTTTTATCCCTTCTATCAACCGACCTACGTGTCAAAGGTCTACCCGCTTGCGATTGCGGCCCTTACAGCGATGGCGGGACTGTTTCTTTTGAACCGCTATCACCGTGATATTCTGGATAAGTAG
- a CDS encoding glycosyltransferase, which produces MNTRHILVANVFFAPFSYGGATVVAEQVAQALIRQGGFRVTAVSLCMRKELADYSVIKSQKNGVVNYLINVPEHRKYGEMYDNPEITERLAELISALQPDMVHAHCIQDIGVGIITAAEDSGVPVVLSVHDFWWLCERQFMIRLNGTYCAQDPVRIENCKGCVDNFWAAKMRFNHLQQMSSRVALVTYPSSFAKTLSERSGFAPGLGVVWENGVNQPATDFAKKQSARRMRDKRITFGYLGGPAHIKGWPQVRQVFESLNRSDFRAIVVDGSLDQTWWSERDLKGLKGDWAIYPRFDQAQMDDFYAEIDVLLFTSQWKETFGLAIREALARGIEVIQTDSGGTVEHGTIPHHKLVPIGTETGPLKDQILGCLETGVRGQRPKQVASFDDQARAFVQLVEQVLGGEEKAA; this is translated from the coding sequence ATGAACACGCGCCACATTCTGGTGGCAAATGTCTTCTTCGCACCCTTCAGCTATGGTGGGGCTACCGTGGTCGCCGAGCAGGTCGCGCAGGCGCTGATACGACAAGGAGGGTTTCGTGTAACGGCTGTATCACTGTGCATGAGAAAAGAACTTGCCGATTACAGTGTTATCAAAAGCCAGAAGAACGGGGTCGTCAACTATCTGATCAATGTGCCAGAGCATCGCAAGTACGGTGAAATGTACGATAACCCCGAGATTACTGAGCGGCTTGCCGAACTTATATCGGCGCTGCAACCTGATATGGTGCATGCGCATTGCATTCAGGATATCGGCGTCGGGATCATCACAGCGGCTGAGGATTCCGGCGTGCCTGTTGTGCTCAGCGTGCACGATTTCTGGTGGTTGTGCGAACGACAGTTTATGATACGGCTGAATGGTACCTACTGTGCGCAGGATCCGGTGCGGATCGAGAACTGCAAAGGCTGCGTTGACAATTTCTGGGCGGCCAAGATGCGCTTTAATCACTTGCAGCAAATGAGCAGTCGTGTCGCGCTGGTGACTTATCCATCCAGTTTCGCCAAAACGCTGAGTGAGCGGTCAGGTTTCGCGCCCGGTCTTGGTGTTGTCTGGGAGAACGGCGTTAACCAACCCGCAACGGACTTTGCGAAGAAACAGTCTGCGCGGCGGATGCGGGATAAGCGGATCACTTTCGGATATCTCGGGGGCCCCGCGCATATCAAAGGGTGGCCACAAGTCCGGCAGGTTTTCGAGAGTCTAAACCGGAGCGATTTTCGCGCGATTGTCGTGGACGGAAGCCTTGATCAGACATGGTGGTCGGAGCGGGATCTGAAGGGATTGAAGGGGGATTGGGCTATTTATCCCCGCTTCGATCAAGCCCAGATGGATGACTTTTACGCCGAGATCGACGTCTTGCTGTTCACCTCTCAGTGGAAAGAGACTTTTGGTTTGGCCATTCGAGAAGCTTTGGCCCGTGGCATTGAAGTCATTCAGACAGACAGTGGTGGGACGGTCGAACACGGGACGATCCCTCATCATAAATTGGTTCCAATCGGGACGGAGACCGGTCCGCTGAAAGACCAAATCCTAGGGTGCCTTGAAACAGGTGTGCGTGGGCAACGTCCGAAGCAAGTTGCCAGCTTTGACGATCAGGCGCGCGCGTTTGTACAATTGGTTGAACAGGTTTTAGGTGGCGAAGAAAAGGCGGCCTGA
- a CDS encoding ABC transporter ATP-binding protein produces the protein MIHLDNLSKHFPTRRGKKVIVQNLTATFPTGESVALLGRNGAGKSTLLKLIAGTIRPTSGRVLSTGTISYPVGFQGSFHPDLTGIQNTRFVARLYGMDSDDLVAFVEDFAELGPHFRMPLRTYSAGMKSRLSFGVSMGIPFDTYLVDEVTSVGDGAFRHKSVQVFDKRNETAGAIVVTHSPPMVRRLCSMAAVLEKGHLQFYSDLEAALDHHEYNLSLPPER, from the coding sequence ATGATCCATCTCGATAATCTTTCCAAACATTTCCCGACGCGGCGTGGAAAGAAAGTGATTGTTCAAAACCTGACCGCGACCTTTCCAACCGGCGAAAGCGTCGCTTTGCTGGGGCGGAACGGTGCAGGAAAAAGTACATTGCTCAAGCTTATTGCGGGGACGATCAGGCCAACATCGGGCCGCGTGTTGTCGACGGGGACGATATCCTATCCGGTCGGGTTTCAAGGCTCGTTCCACCCTGACCTTACAGGCATTCAGAACACGCGATTTGTCGCGCGGTTGTACGGGATGGACAGCGATGACCTTGTCGCCTTTGTCGAAGACTTTGCCGAACTGGGGCCGCATTTTCGTATGCCGCTCAGAACGTATTCGGCTGGAATGAAATCACGCTTATCATTTGGTGTATCTATGGGCATTCCTTTTGACACCTATCTTGTGGACGAAGTGACAAGCGTCGGCGATGGGGCGTTCCGTCACAAAAGCGTACAAGTTTTCGACAAGCGAAATGAAACAGCAGGTGCGATCGTCGTCACACATTCACCGCCGATGGTGCGGCGTCTATGTTCGATGGCGGCGGTGTTGGAAAAGGGGCATCTGCAGTTTTACTCAGATCTGGAAGCAGCGCTGGACCATCATGAATATAATCTGTCACTGCCGCCGGAACGATAG